A stretch of the Bradyrhizobium arachidis genome encodes the following:
- a CDS encoding L-2-amino-thiazoline-4-carboxylic acid hydrolase, whose amino-acid sequence MAETNHPFYEQHRGAMEAAMRQRLDLAEATLCERAHLTDMDGIRQEVMNEFEIVLTQMPYVGGAVSRMSDFFMRLIGFMAISRVLRRHGVPLPVIGDIERETYKAQLLTVPEAERLASGRQFLSSENQILLREQAAKSATESHQNEFPEDFVYDFVEPGPGDTFEFGIDYRACGFCKFAGRHGDKEILPNICGLDFDAYATRGIHLERTQTLAGGASHCNFRFSRLASD is encoded by the coding sequence ATGGCTGAGACCAATCATCCCTTTTACGAACAGCATCGCGGTGCAATGGAGGCCGCCATGCGCCAGCGCCTCGACCTTGCCGAAGCGACGTTGTGCGAGCGCGCGCATCTCACCGATATGGATGGGATCAGGCAGGAGGTGATGAACGAATTCGAGATCGTGCTCACCCAAATGCCCTATGTCGGAGGCGCGGTAAGTCGCATGAGCGACTTCTTCATGCGTCTCATTGGCTTCATGGCGATCAGCCGGGTGCTCCGGCGACACGGCGTTCCGCTGCCCGTGATCGGCGACATCGAGCGAGAGACCTACAAGGCGCAATTGCTGACGGTGCCCGAAGCAGAACGTCTGGCCTCGGGGCGTCAATTCCTGTCGTCAGAGAACCAGATTTTGCTGCGCGAGCAGGCGGCCAAGAGCGCTACAGAGAGCCACCAGAACGAATTTCCGGAAGATTTCGTCTACGATTTCGTCGAGCCGGGCCCGGGTGACACCTTTGAATTCGGCATCGACTACAGGGCATGCGGCTTCTGCAAATTTGCAGGCCGCCATGGAGACAAGGAAATCCTGCCGAACATTTGCGGGCTTGATTTCGACGCCTATGCCACGCGCGGCATCCACCTGGAAAGGACGCAGACGCTGGCTGGCGGCGCGAGCCACTGCAATTTCCGATTCTCGCGGCTTGCGTCTGATTAG
- a CDS encoding RidA family protein, whose translation MVHIVSHNPATVHPPVGGYCMGLELTQHRRLLFISGQVPERSDGAVPDGFEAQCEQAWRNVMAVLADAGLGVEHLVKVTTFLTDRSQVVTNRAIRRKMLGDHQPALTVMVAETVDSKWLLEIEAIAAD comes from the coding sequence ATGGTTCATATCGTCAGCCACAATCCCGCAACGGTCCACCCTCCCGTGGGCGGTTACTGCATGGGACTTGAATTGACGCAGCATCGCCGCCTGCTGTTCATCAGCGGCCAGGTGCCCGAGAGATCCGACGGCGCCGTGCCCGACGGTTTCGAGGCGCAATGCGAGCAGGCCTGGCGCAACGTCATGGCAGTGCTCGCCGACGCCGGCCTTGGCGTCGAGCATCTGGTCAAGGTCACCACGTTCCTGACCGACAGGAGTCAGGTCGTGACCAACCGCGCCATTCGTCGCAAAATGCTCGGGGACCATCAGCCTGCATTGACGGTCATGGTCGCCGAGACCGTTGACAGCAAATGGTTGTTGGAGATCGAAGCGATTGCCGCGGATTGA